One stretch of Leishmania braziliensis MHOM/BR/75/M2904 complete genome, chromosome 16 DNA includes these proteins:
- a CDS encoding putative endoplasmic reticulum oxidoreductin has translation MNIETVIKCAISALLVAFLVCTHEAPKATVRFATTTNLSAKPRIVLDTTKLGYGYCHSSPADIDEGTTSLLEILNRITVSSYFRYFKVNSAKPCPYWAVSLLCTSTENTCDVCKCDENLIPEALRANEDMSELNTPDGSIMPAVLQPMNLDDWGDWLKMDDGAEYVDLVSNPEGNTGYSGPLAVQVWRAIYAENCLSSDKDEACQELSILRTLLSGLHMSINVHVCTSFYKDPELASPQHSAGIYNNPNISFYPSCEMYNKRVAAFPEFVGNLYILYQFILRALAKARPFFTNDVSIFNTGPRGEATLADLQLHANIKELFDSRLICSPTFDEGAFLESEKGRSLIPQFKSMMLNVTRLMDCVTCEKCRIWGKLQTKGIAVAMKIIMNPENERISLDRSEMVTLVNLARQLAFSVRNAQRLGTVCKEDA, from the coding sequence ATGAACATAGAGACTGTCATTAAGTGTGCTATCAGTGCGCTTCTTGTTGCGTTCCTTGTTTGTACACACGAGGCGCCAAAAGCAACTGTTCGCTTTGCTACCACCACAAACCTCTCTGCGAAGCCTCGGATCGTGCTGGACACTACGAAACTCGGCTATGGGTATTGTCACTCTTCCCCTGCGGACATTGACGAGGGCACTACATCGCTCCTTGAGATCCTCAACCGTATCACAGTGTCTTCTTACTTTCGTTATTTCAAGGTCAACAGTGCAAAGCCTTGCCCTTACTGGGCCGTGAGTCTTTTGTGCACCAGCACCGAAAACACCTGTGATGTGTGCAAATGTGATGAGAACTTGATCCCGGAAGCCCTACGTGCCAATGAGGATATGAGTGAACTCAACACTCCTGATGGTAGCATCATGCCAGCGGTTCTTCAGCCCATGAACCTGGACGACTGGGGAGATTGGTTGAAAATGGACGATGGGGCGGAGTACGTGGACTTGGTGTCCAATCCTGAGGGCAACACAGGCTACTCTGGCCCTCTTGCAGTGCAGGTGTGGCGTGCCATCTATGCCGAAAATTGCCTGTCGTCAGACAAAGACGAAGCATGCCAGGAGCTGTCCATTCTCCGGACACTCTTGAGTGGGCTACACATGTCTATCAACGTTCACGTCTGCACCAGCTTTTACAAGGACCCCGAGCTCGCTTCACCTCAACACAGCGCTGGCATTTACAACAATCCAAACATATCGTTCTATCCGAGTTGCGAGATGTACAACAAGCGTGTTGCGGCGTTTCCTGAGTTTGTGGGTAACTTGTATATCCTTTATCAGTTTATTCTTCGAGCACTCGCCAAGGCGAGGCCGTTCTTCACAAATGATGTTAGTATATTTAACACAGGTCCTAGGGGTGAAGCGACGCTTGCTGATCTGCAGCTTCATGCAAACATCAAAGAGCTGTTCGACTCACGACTTATCTGCTCTCCCACTTTTGATGAAGGAGCGTTTCTTGAGTCTGAGAAGGGTCGGTCCCTGATACCACAGTTCAAATCAATGATGCTGAACGTGACACGCCTGATGGACTGTGTGACGTGTGAAAAGTGTCGGATTTGGGGCAAGTTGCAGACAAAAGGCATTGCGGTGGCCATGAAGATTATAATGAACCCCGAGAATGAACGGATCAGTTTGGACAGATCGGAGATGGTGACCTTGGTGAACCTTGCTCGCCAGTTGGCCTTTTCGGTGCGCAATGCACAGCGTCTTGGTACTGTATGCAAGGAAGATGCTTAA
- a CDS encoding putative DNA polymerase I alpha catalytic subunit: MHMSGGHDDASWRLSRKPNTPNFDESQEDQWRSLREEVFQSDEDEDIPESGDLAIPQLPSAKKIVRKLRKLPAAAKPTSKPKQQTLAQSMNDVDMDRLLKRYRIDENVDVTEDIDVSLLLQHHSDSDDDDKEQGVTLTANEFLERLTRAEATPTANLVKVKRELGEKATVVALEDESFSFERHPSAKPFRSRPTPAESDGAGYRNEETPKQAIELAARLTPQTEAAQPVLPAVSYKSEEMAEGLFYWFDAREQPHTLSVDPGSLFLFGKMVMEKNGRTSYPSCCVRVRNMYRSIFLLPREGSLQEDVVKEINDICRNQGIEQRRIKFVERYYAFEEPGVPYEKTRWAKLRYPGRYPPLNAKGPLRHIQTIMGASSSLLELFLIKRKLKGPSFLRISGLAASASHISHCTLEFSVDSPKNLRVEVAKLPAPPFTLASIQIHAQLDDKGASNEIFIASIAIYKDVNIDNTIRHIPDRILTGVRPASMYVPLPIDLENYCNAKGLPGVRRFANERALLDWLAEQLGNIDADIMIGHNFLGFTLDTLLRRYQELSVSSWSTIGRLDLKRLPRFQGTATNVNQEKETCIGRLVVDSYSLSREHYKTVNYRLLSLAHQMQLQGITKGTNSFEPGTSVLTPAMLSSSRDIYDVLLQVCNCAVLSTAVVSHLDVIRLTKRLTTIAGNLWSRTLFGARSERIEYLLLHTFHDLKFITPDRYVQDFKRGRDDDEEDGKRKAKYQGGMVLDPKCGLYSDYILLLDFNSLYPSLIQEFNICFTTVDRENRSEIDVPPPENLICASCAAAGLSAPCLHKCVLPKVIKSLVDSRREVKRLMKTEKDANNLALLEIRQKALKLTANSMYGCLGFEYSRFHAQPLAELVTRQGRLALQSTVDLIPQLNPSLRVIYGDTDSVMIQTGIKNDIKAVRDLGLDLKAKINKRYQSLEIDIDGVFRAILLLKKKKYAALTVTDWQDEGKTYKKEVKGLDMVRRDWCPLSKRVSDSVLSRVLNAEGSEDILDYVMNYMRDVAGQVRNGCYTLDDFVISKSLTKEPEAYRGNSFPHATVALRMKQRKELVRVGDLIPYVICTGDRLSDKAFHVEEVRQNSELHIDSEWYLSAQIYPPVMRLCEHIQGFSNVQLSEAMGIACHTGPKLEEEEADMMNDFSHSSLFQSRNLEECFPTALPLQVVCTHCRLMTPINPHTRVMEVLSDAESQRDRFNLYVCVSCRKSLPVEYVANCFTQTCYGIIRQFYQCGGSAAAVKAVRTQFTYYRALFDVPHAPGCPARVKDAHYYQARRCLGVDRRLYTLAEAADPAVREVADPVDPLNAAAETIYKRIDHLFVNLDSLFANI, translated from the coding sequence ATGCACATGTCGGGCGGCCATGATGATGCATCGTGGCGACTGTCACGCAAGCCCAATACTCCCAACTTTGACGAGTCACAGGAGGATCAGTGGAGGTCgttgagggaggaggtgtttCAGTCTGACGAGGATGAAGACATCCCAGAGTCCGGCGACCTCGCCATTCCGCAGCTTCCCTCAGCGAAGAAAATAGTGCGAAAGTTGAGAAAGCTCCCTGCGGCTGCGAAGCCAACCTCAAAGCCGAAGCAACAGACACTTGCCCAGTCAATGAACGATGTGGATATGGATAGGTTGTTGAAGCGTTATCGCATTGACGAGAATGTCGATGTTACTGAGGACATAGATGTATCGCTTCtactgcagcaccacagTGATTCCGATGATGACGACAAAGAGCAAGGGGTTACTCTGACCGCTAACGAATTCCTAGAGAGGCTAACAAGGGCGGAGGCGACGCCGACAGCAAACCTCGTTAAGGTGAAGCGTGAGCTCGGCGAGAAGGCAACTGTGGTTGCGCTGGAGGATGAGTCGTTTAGCTTTGAAAGACACCCAAGTGCAAAGCCGTTTCGCTCAAGGCCGACCCCAGCAGAAAGCGATGGCGCAGGCTACCGAAATGAGGAGACACCGAAGCAGGCCATCGAGCTTGCTGCAAGGTTGACGCCACAGAcagaggcagcgcagcccGTGTTGCCTGCAGTGTCATACAAGTCGGAGGAAATGGCTGAGGGTCTTTTTTACTGGTTTGACGCTCGTGAGCAACCGCATACGCTCTCTGTTGACCCCGGATCGCTGTTTCTTTTTGGAAAAATGGTGATGGAGAAGAACGGGCGCACTTCCTATCCATcgtgctgtgtgcgtgtacgcaACATGTACCGCAGTATTTTTCTTCTGCCGAGAGAGGGCTCCTTGCAGGAGGATGTGGTGAAGGAAATTAACGACATCTGCCGCAATCAAGGAatcgagcagcggcgcatcaAGTTTGTGGAGCGCTACTACGCTTTTGAGGAACCAGGCGTCCCTTACGAAAAGACGCGATGGGCAAAACTGCGATACCCTGGCCGCTACCCTCCGCTCAATGCGAAAGGGCCGCTTCGCCACATTCAGACCATCATGGGCGCTTCCTCGTCTTTACTGGAGCTATTCTTGATTAAACGAAAATTGAAAGGACCCAGTTTTCTGCGCATCAGCGGACTTGCTGCGTCGGCAAGTCACATTTCGCACTGCACTCTTGAGTTTAGCGTCGATTCCCCGAAGAACCTTCGCGTAGAGGTCGCAAAGCTGCCGGCCCCGCCGTTTACGCTGGCGAGCATTCAGATACATGCCCAGCTTGATGACAAAGGCGCCTCCAACGAGATTTTCATTGCATCGATTGCAATCTACAAGGACGTCAACATCGATAACACAATCCGTCACATTCCTGACAGGATTCTAACTGGCGTGCGCCCTGCCTCAATGTACGTCCCTCTGCCGATTGATCTGGAAAACTACTGCAATGCCAAAGGTTTACCTGGCGTGCGCCGCTTCGCCAACGAGCGCGCCCTGCTTGACTGGCTTGCAGAACAGCTTGGTAATATCGATGCGGACATAATGATTGGCCACAACTTTCTCGGCTTTACGCTCGACACGCTTCTCCGCCGATACCAGGAGCTGAGCGTCTCGTCATGGTCTACCATTGGTCGCCTGGACCTGAAACGCCTGCCGCGCTTCCAGGGTACCGCAACCAACGTGAATCAGGAAAAAGAGACGTGCATTGGGCGGCTTGTCGTGGACTCCTACTCACTCTCGCGTGAGCACTATAAGACGGTGAATTACAGGCTGCTATCACTTGCACACCagatgcagctgcaggggATTACAAAGGGCACCAACAGCTTCGAGCCTGGTACCTCAGTGCTCACACCTGCGATGCTATCGTCATCGCGCGACATCTacgatgtgctgctgcaagTATGCAACTGTGCTGTGTTGTCCACAGCGGTCGTCTCGCATCTCGATGTGATTCGACTGACCAAGCGCCTCACCACGATTGCGGGAAACCTGTGGAGCCGTACCCTCTTCGGTGCCCGCTCTGAGCGCATAGAGTACCTCCTGTTGCACACGTTCCACGATCTCAAGTTCATTACACCAGATCGCTATGTACAAGACTTCAAGCGGggccgcgacgacgacgaggaggatggcaAGCGGAAGGCCAAGTACCAGGGCGGCATGGTGCTGGACCCCAAGTGTGGTCTCTACTCAGATTACATTCTTCTTCTCGACTTCAATTCCCTGTACCCGTCGCTGATTCAAGAGTTTAACATTTGCTTCACCACCGTGGATCGCGAAAATCGGAGCGAGATTGATGTGCCACCGCCGGAGAACCTCATCTGCGCCTCGTGCGCCGCGGCAGGCCTTTCCGCGCCGTGCTTGCACAAGTGCGTGCTGCCGAAGGTGATCAAGAGTCTTGTAGACAGCCGCCGTGAGGTGAAGCGGCTGATGAAGACAGAGAAGGATGCGAACAACCTGGCACTGCTGGAGATCCGCCAGAAGGCGCTGAAGCTGACGGCAAACAGTATGTACGGCTGCCTGGGCTTCGAGTACTCGCGCTTCCACGCGCAGCCGCTCGCCGAGCTTGTCACGCGGCAAGGCCGTCTGGCTCTGCAGAGCACGGTAGATCTTATTCCTCAGCTGAATCCCTCCTTGCGCGTGATCTACGGCGATACTGACTCCGTCATGATCCAGACAGGGATCAAGAACGACATCAAGGCAGTTAGGGACCTCGGGCTAGACCTAAAGGCGAAGATCAACAAGCGCTATCAGAGCCTCGAGATCGACATTGACGGCGTCTTTCGCGCTATtctgctgctgaagaagaaaaagtaCGCCGCACTGACGGTGACGGATTGGCAAGACGAGGGCAAGACATACAagaaggaggtgaaggggcTCGATATGGTGCGGCGTGATTGGTGCCCGCTCTCGAAGCGTGTAAGCGACTCGGTGCTGAGTCGCGTGCTGAATGCGGAGGGCAGCGAGGACATTCTCGACTACGTCATGAACTACATGCGGGACGTTGCGGGGCAGGTGCGCAACGGGTGCTACACGCTCGACGACTTTGTCATCTCGAAGAGCTTGACGAAGGAGCCAGAGGCGTACCGTGGCAACAGCTTTCCTCACGCCACTGTTGCACTGCGGATGAAGCAGCGGAAGGAGCTGGTGCGTGTAGGTGACCTAATCCCGTACGTCATCTGCACCGGCGACCGGCTGAGCGACAAGGCGTTtcacgtggaggaggtgcggcaAAACAGCGAATTGCACATCGACTCGGAGTGGTATCTCTCCGCGCAGATCTATCCCCCAGTAATGCGCCTGTGCGAGCACATTCAGGGCTTCTCAAACGTGCAGCTGAGCGAGGCGATGGGGATCGCCTGCCACACCGGCCCCAagctggaggaagaggaggcagatATGATGAACGACTTCTCGCACAGCTCCCTCTTTCAGAGTCGCAATTTGGAGGAGTGCTTCCCCACAGCCCTTCCGCTTCAGGTGGTGTGCACACATTGTCGCCTTATGACTCCCATTaacccacacacgcgcgtgatGGAGGTGCTCTCTGACGCCGAAAGTCAGCGAGACCGCTTCAAcctgtacgtgtgcgtcAGCTGCCGCAAGTCATTACCGGTCGAATACGTCGCCAACTGCTTCACCCAGACGTGCTATGGCATTATCCGGCAGTTTTATCAGTGCGGCGGAAGCGCGGCTGCTGTCAAGGCGGTGCGAACACAGTTTACGTACTACCGCGCTCTGTTTGATGTGCCACACGCACCAGGCTGCCCGGCGCGAGTGAAGGATGCTCACTACTACCAGgctcgccgctgccttggTGTGGATCGCCGACTGTACACGCtagcggaggcggcggatCCAGCAGTGCGGGAGGTGGCTGATCCAGTCGACCCCCtcaacgctgctgccgagacCATCTACAAGCGCATTGACCACCTGTTCGTCAATCTCGACTCCCTATTCGCCAACATCTAA